One Acutalibacter muris DNA window includes the following coding sequences:
- the ligA gene encoding NAD-dependent DNA ligase LigA, which yields MDKTSVERELSELREQIRYHGRKYYTEDDPEISDFDYDKLYRRLEELEAQYPELVTEDSPTRQVGGKVYNTFAEVVHEVPMESLHDSFSEEELRDFDRRVREAVDGPEYIVEPKFDGLSVALEYVDGTFTRGSTRGDGHTGEDVTENIRTIKTVPKRLESPIPFLEVRGEVYLSDSGFEKLCERQELLEEKPFKNPRNAAAGSLRQKDPKITAGRGLDIFVFNVQQIRGEEFTCHDQALERLRELGFPVPPSYFKSGDMEEILRFIREIGEKRGEYDFPIDGAVVKVNSFSQREELGSTAKFPRWAEAFKYPPEEKETTLLDIEINVGRTGVLTPTGVFEPVTLAGTTVSRATLHNQDFITEKDVRVGSRVILRKAGEIIPEVVSVVENPEGTEPFLLPEVCPSCGEPVSRHEGEAATRCTNPQCPAQLLRHLIHFAGRDAMDIDGLGPAILEQLTREGLISSPADLYTLTARQLAELERMGKKSAENLVNAIEKSKRNDLYRLVYALGIPHIGAKAAQLLCGSFPSMERVMAATVPELSEINGFGGVMAEEIVDFFSRESARELVDRLAALGVNMRAEEKEQAGSLFEGKTFVLTGTLPTLSRKAASDIIQRNGGKVTGSVSKKTSYVLAGEDPGSKLLKADSLGVPVLSEEELMAMLNG from the coding sequence ATGGACAAGACATCAGTGGAGCGGGAGCTTTCTGAGCTCCGGGAGCAGATACGCTATCACGGCAGGAAATACTATACCGAGGACGACCCGGAGATAAGCGACTTTGACTACGACAAGCTTTACCGCCGCCTTGAGGAGCTGGAGGCCCAGTATCCGGAACTGGTGACCGAGGACTCTCCCACCCGCCAGGTGGGCGGGAAGGTGTACAATACCTTTGCCGAGGTGGTGCATGAGGTGCCTATGGAGAGCCTGCACGACTCCTTCTCAGAGGAGGAGCTGCGGGACTTCGACCGCCGGGTGCGGGAGGCGGTGGACGGGCCGGAATATATAGTAGAGCCCAAGTTCGACGGCCTTTCCGTGGCCCTGGAATATGTGGACGGGACGTTTACCCGGGGTTCCACCAGGGGGGACGGCCATACCGGCGAGGACGTTACGGAGAATATCCGCACCATCAAGACCGTGCCGAAGAGGCTAGAGAGCCCAATACCATTTTTAGAGGTGCGCGGCGAGGTGTATCTGTCCGATTCGGGCTTTGAGAAGCTGTGCGAGCGCCAGGAGCTTTTAGAGGAAAAGCCTTTTAAAAATCCCCGCAACGCCGCCGCCGGATCCCTGCGCCAAAAGGACCCGAAGATCACGGCAGGACGCGGGCTGGATATTTTCGTATTCAATGTCCAGCAGATAAGGGGCGAGGAGTTCACCTGCCACGATCAAGCCCTGGAGCGGCTGCGGGAGCTGGGTTTTCCAGTGCCGCCAAGCTATTTTAAGTCCGGGGATATGGAGGAGATACTCCGCTTTATACGAGAGATAGGAGAGAAGCGCGGTGAGTATGACTTTCCTATAGACGGGGCCGTGGTGAAGGTGAACTCGTTCTCCCAGAGGGAGGAACTGGGCAGTACGGCCAAGTTCCCCCGCTGGGCGGAGGCTTTCAAATACCCGCCGGAGGAAAAGGAGACGACGCTGCTGGATATTGAGATAAATGTGGGACGCACCGGAGTGCTGACGCCCACCGGGGTGTTTGAGCCGGTGACCCTGGCCGGTACAACAGTCAGCCGCGCCACGCTCCATAACCAGGATTTTATAACAGAAAAGGACGTGCGCGTGGGGTCGAGGGTAATCCTGCGCAAAGCCGGTGAGATAATCCCCGAGGTGGTGTCGGTGGTGGAGAACCCGGAGGGCACGGAGCCCTTCCTGCTGCCGGAGGTATGCCCCTCCTGCGGCGAGCCGGTCTCCCGTCACGAGGGGGAGGCGGCCACCCGCTGCACTAACCCCCAATGTCCGGCCCAGCTCCTTCGGCACCTTATCCACTTCGCCGGTAGAGACGCAATGGACATCGACGGTCTGGGCCCGGCCATACTTGAGCAACTGACCCGGGAGGGGCTTATAAGCTCCCCGGCGGACCTGTACACTCTTACTGCCAGGCAGCTGGCGGAGCTGGAGCGCATGGGCAAAAAGAGCGCCGAAAACCTGGTGAACGCCATAGAAAAATCAAAGCGGAACGACCTTTACCGGCTGGTCTATGCCCTGGGCATACCCCATATCGGGGCCAAGGCCGCACAGCTTTTATGCGGCAGTTTCCCAAGCATGGAGCGGGTCATGGCCGCAACTGTCCCGGAGCTTTCTGAGATAAACGGCTTCGGCGGGGTGATGGCCGAGGAGATAGTGGACTTCTTCTCCCGCGAAAGCGCCCGGGAGCTGGTGGACCGCCTGGCCGCGCTGGGAGTGAATATGCGGGCCGAGGAAAAGGAACAGGCGGGCTCCCTGTTTGAGGGCAAGACCTTTGTGCTAACCGGGACGCTGCCCACCCTCAGCCGCAAAGCGGCTTCGGATATTATCCAGCGCAACGGCGGCAAAGTGACCGGCTCGGTCTCCAAAAAAACTTCATATGTACTGGCGGGCGAAGATCCCGGCAGCAAGCTCCTGAAGGCAGACAGCCTGGGAGTCCCGGTGCTCAGCGAGGAGGAGCTTATGGCTATGCTGAACGGATAA
- a CDS encoding radical SAM protein has translation MQYENISAVLDMLGCPNRCRHCFVGWRPNPKLTESDLRFVAEAFRPYAKTLTVYDWNREPDFGGDYKEKWELCKELSSPDRPPERFELASVWRLARDGEYAPWLKGLGVKYVQLTLFGGEELTDSFTGRRGAYQDILKAIDVLLENGIAPRIQAFVNKQTVQELYKVEELIDRLELEKRCEGIGIPFACFVHQGSCDGEGEKLYPIWVTSDDLKKIPDKLAKYTLKHFNKRTIQEVFGREERELYRELIEDDTTESLGSTAPAVLYIDGEFNVTPNIGVPSEPWLLGNLKTDGAEKILDRLKGDKSPAQYVRATVPLKELVRDCGDPESKRLFGREDYIEYLLNRYCRREAQE, from the coding sequence ATGCAATATGAGAATATATCGGCGGTCCTGGATATGCTGGGCTGCCCAAACCGCTGCCGCCACTGCTTTGTGGGCTGGCGGCCAAACCCAAAGCTGACGGAGAGCGACCTGCGCTTTGTAGCGGAGGCGTTCCGGCCCTATGCCAAGACCCTTACCGTCTACGACTGGAACCGGGAGCCGGACTTCGGGGGCGACTATAAGGAGAAGTGGGAGCTCTGCAAGGAGCTGTCCTCGCCTGATAGGCCGCCGGAGCGCTTCGAGCTCGCCAGCGTCTGGCGGCTGGCCCGGGACGGGGAGTACGCTCCCTGGCTCAAGGGCTTGGGGGTAAAATATGTACAGCTGACCCTGTTCGGCGGGGAGGAGCTGACCGACTCTTTTACCGGGCGCAGGGGCGCGTATCAGGACATACTAAAGGCCATAGACGTGCTGCTTGAAAACGGCATTGCCCCGAGGATACAGGCCTTTGTCAATAAGCAGACCGTACAGGAGCTCTATAAGGTGGAGGAGCTTATTGACAGACTGGAGCTTGAAAAGCGCTGTGAGGGTATAGGCATACCCTTTGCGTGCTTTGTGCACCAGGGTTCCTGTGACGGCGAGGGGGAGAAGCTCTATCCCATATGGGTCACAAGTGACGATTTAAAGAAGATACCCGACAAGCTGGCGAAGTATACCCTAAAGCACTTCAATAAGCGCACGATACAGGAGGTCTTCGGGCGCGAGGAGCGGGAACTCTATAGAGAGCTGATAGAGGACGATACCACGGAGAGCCTTGGCAGTACCGCTCCGGCGGTGCTGTATATAGACGGTGAATTTAATGTTACGCCCAACATCGGCGTACCTTCGGAGCCGTGGCTTTTGGGCAATCTAAAGACCGACGGCGCGGAGAAGATACTGGACCGGCTAAAAGGGGACAAAAGCCCCGCCCAGTATGTGCGGGCCACAGTGCCGCTGAAGGAGCTTGTAAGGGACTGCGGCGACCCTGAGAGCAAAAGGCTCTTTGGCCGGGAGGACTATATAGAATACCTGCTGAACCGCTATTGCCGGCGGGAGGCACAGGAGTGA
- a CDS encoding dihydroorotase, translating into MGILLKGPRVIDPSQGLDFIGDLLIEGERIAALGEGLDPEGCEVVDCRGLIAAPGFVDMHVHLRDPGQTHKEDVYSACRAAAAGGVTSLLAMPNTTPPMDSPELVADLLERAGRACANVYTAACVTKGMLGRECTDMAALKAAGAVAVSDDGKPVQSSLCLLEGLAKAEKLGLVFTAHCEDLDLAEGGLMNLGPVSERLGVPGIPPAAEDCGVAREIAAAASIGAPVHICHVSTRGSVELIRDAKRRGVRVTAETCPHYLLLTDSALEARDADCRMNPPLGSEEDRQALIRALSDGTLDAISTDHAPHTPEEKADFGKAPNGSIGMETSFAAVWTALRGKLELREVIALMSNNPARILGIPAGTLKPGARADIVLFDPEETWTVDPDKLHGRSKNTPFKGMELTGRVRITYLKGKKVFEL; encoded by the coding sequence GTGGGAATACTGTTGAAGGGACCGAGGGTTATCGACCCTTCCCAGGGACTGGATTTTATTGGGGACCTCCTGATTGAAGGTGAGAGAATAGCCGCCCTGGGGGAGGGCCTGGACCCGGAGGGCTGTGAGGTGGTCGACTGCCGGGGGCTCATAGCCGCGCCGGGATTTGTTGATATGCACGTCCACCTGCGGGACCCGGGACAGACCCATAAGGAGGACGTGTACTCCGCCTGCCGTGCGGCGGCGGCAGGGGGCGTTACCAGCCTGTTGGCCATGCCGAACACAACGCCGCCCATGGACAGCCCGGAGCTGGTGGCGGATCTTTTGGAACGCGCCGGGAGGGCCTGCGCCAACGTATACACAGCCGCCTGTGTCACAAAGGGTATGCTGGGCCGGGAGTGCACGGATATGGCGGCGCTGAAAGCGGCGGGGGCTGTCGCCGTCAGCGACGACGGTAAGCCGGTACAGAGCTCTCTGTGCCTGCTGGAGGGCCTTGCGAAGGCCGAAAAGCTGGGGTTGGTGTTCACAGCCCACTGCGAGGATTTAGATCTGGCGGAGGGCGGGCTCATGAACCTGGGCCCTGTTTCGGAGAGACTTGGCGTTCCGGGCATACCCCCCGCCGCCGAGGACTGCGGGGTGGCAAGGGAGATAGCCGCCGCGGCCAGCATAGGCGCGCCGGTGCATATCTGCCACGTGAGCACAAGGGGCTCGGTGGAGCTTATCAGGGACGCGAAGCGCCGGGGCGTGCGGGTGACGGCGGAGACCTGCCCCCACTACCTGCTGCTGACGGACAGCGCCCTGGAGGCCCGGGACGCGGACTGCCGCATGAACCCGCCCCTGGGCAGCGAAGAGGACCGTCAGGCGCTTATACGGGCCCTTTCCGACGGCACTCTTGACGCAATCTCTACCGACCATGCCCCACATACGCCGGAGGAGAAGGCAGACTTTGGAAAAGCCCCCAACGGCTCCATCGGTATGGAGACCTCCTTTGCCGCCGTGTGGACGGCCTTGCGTGGTAAACTGGAGCTTAGAGAGGTCATAGCCCTCATGAGCAACAACCCGGCAAGGATACTGGGCATACCCGCCGGTACATTAAAGCCCGGGGCGAGGGCGGACATAGTGCTTTTTGACCCGGAGGAGACTTGGACCGTGGACCCGGATAAGTTACACGGCAGGAGCAAAAACACACCTTTTAAGGGTATGGAGCTTACCGGCAGGGTGCGGATCACTTATCTAAAGGGTAAAAAAGTCTTTGAACTGTAA
- the pyrF gene encoding orotidine-5'-phosphate decarboxylase, translated as MSMDRLLENIMRKQNPTVAGLDPKLSFIPGHIKEKCFEEHGKNLEGAAAALLEFNKGLIDALCDVVPAVKPQAAYYEQYGWQGMRALAETIAYAKSKGLFVIVDGKRNDIGATMEAYAAAHLGTTDVEGETFEAFGADALTVNGYLGSDGIEPLLKVCSAHDKAIFVLAKTSNPSSGELQDQMLHAMYEPVYRAMGNMCQQWGLKLPGKYGYSGVGAVVGATYPKQLKEMRKALPNTFFLVPGYGAQGGAADDVAPGFDKHGCGAIVNSSRGIMCAWQKEGCDPKDYAGAARREAVRMRDEIMARLGGISLPAT; from the coding sequence ATGTCAATGGACAGACTGTTGGAGAATATCATGCGCAAGCAAAACCCCACTGTGGCCGGGCTCGACCCCAAGCTGAGCTTTATCCCCGGGCATATCAAGGAGAAGTGCTTTGAGGAGCACGGCAAGAATCTTGAGGGTGCGGCGGCAGCGCTGCTGGAGTTTAATAAGGGGCTTATTGACGCGCTCTGTGATGTCGTGCCCGCCGTAAAGCCCCAGGCGGCCTACTACGAGCAGTACGGCTGGCAGGGTATGCGGGCCCTTGCTGAGACCATAGCCTACGCGAAGTCCAAGGGCCTGTTTGTCATCGTGGACGGCAAGCGCAACGATATCGGCGCCACTATGGAGGCCTATGCCGCCGCCCATCTTGGCACGACCGACGTAGAGGGCGAGACCTTCGAGGCCTTTGGCGCGGACGCTCTGACGGTGAACGGCTACCTGGGCAGCGACGGCATAGAGCCCCTTTTGAAGGTCTGCTCCGCTCATGACAAGGCCATCTTCGTGCTGGCAAAGACCTCAAACCCCTCCTCCGGCGAGCTTCAGGATCAGATGCTCCATGCCATGTACGAGCCGGTATACAGGGCCATGGGCAATATGTGCCAGCAATGGGGCCTGAAGCTCCCGGGCAAATACGGCTACAGCGGCGTGGGTGCGGTGGTGGGGGCCACGTACCCAAAGCAGCTTAAAGAGATGCGCAAAGCTCTCCCCAACACCTTCTTCCTGGTGCCGGGCTATGGGGCCCAGGGGGGCGCCGCCGACGACGTGGCCCCGGGCTTTGATAAGCACGGCTGCGGGGCGATTGTCAACTCCTCCCGGGGGATAATGTGCGCCTGGCAGAAGGAGGGCTGCGACCCCAAGGACTATGCCGGGGCCGCAAGGCGCGAAGCCGTGCGTATGCGCGACGAGATAATGGCAAGGCTTGGGGGTATCAGCCTGCCGGCAACGTAA
- the hisE gene encoding phosphoribosyl-ATP diphosphatase translates to MDAMESLYQVVLDRKVSAQEGSYTGYLFQQGLDKILKKCAEECGEVIIAAKNGRKEDTIGEISDLLYHLTVLMANEGIAWEQVKAELQRRAQKQGNLKKFHQVDKDT, encoded by the coding sequence ATGGACGCTATGGAAAGCCTGTATCAGGTGGTGCTGGACCGCAAGGTTTCCGCGCAGGAGGGCTCCTACACCGGCTATCTGTTCCAACAGGGGCTTGACAAGATACTTAAAAAATGCGCCGAGGAGTGCGGCGAGGTCATTATAGCCGCAAAAAACGGCAGGAAAGAGGACACCATAGGGGAGATAAGCGACCTTCTCTACCACCTGACAGTGCTCATGGCCAACGAGGGTATCGCCTGGGAGCAGGTAAAAGCCGAGCTCCAGCGCCGGGCCCAAAAACAGGGGAACCTTAAAAAGTTCCACCAGGTGGATAAGGACACTTGA
- a CDS encoding DUF3795 domain-containing protein translates to MTEFDKLYLSVDTYCGLCCAECEFKETMNCGGCIATGGKPFHGSCNLADCAISRGRKFCGECEDFACELLKSYSNDPEHGDTPPGARIENCSKVKAALVKVAREGVDPMGVCGNDCDDCPYTQWCGGCRSQYPHCSFGTLYEDKRCPNVTCAGGRGVYACKDCPEREACERGFFGRDK, encoded by the coding sequence GTGACTGAATTTGACAAATTGTATTTATCTGTCGATACATACTGCGGTCTATGCTGCGCGGAGTGTGAATTTAAGGAAACTATGAACTGCGGCGGCTGCATAGCCACCGGCGGCAAGCCCTTCCACGGTTCCTGCAACCTGGCGGACTGCGCTATAAGCCGGGGCAGAAAATTCTGCGGCGAGTGTGAGGATTTTGCCTGTGAGCTGCTGAAAAGCTACTCCAATGACCCGGAGCACGGCGACACCCCGCCCGGCGCGCGCATAGAGAACTGCTCAAAAGTCAAGGCCGCGCTGGTGAAGGTCGCCCGGGAGGGCGTAGACCCCATGGGGGTATGCGGCAACGACTGCGACGACTGTCCCTATACCCAGTGGTGCGGCGGCTGCCGGAGCCAGTATCCCCACTGCTCCTTCGGCACTCTATATGAGGATAAGCGGTGCCCAAATGTGACCTGCGCCGGAGGAAGGGGCGTATACGCCTGTAAGGACTGCCCGGAAAGGGAAGCCTGCGAAAGGGGCTTTTTTGGCAGGGATAAGTAA
- a CDS encoding class I SAM-dependent methyltransferase, protein MVWQIGPLPWSYEQKVSDFLKPGIKRLDIRGDTPEFEDGSFDLVTAYQTEYDLGEVVRALRKNGFFVTQQIGGRNRPDNPGYNLENEGPKLKAAGFRLMYSHQGYYHDENGVLQHRFIMIGKLVYKEE, encoded by the coding sequence ATGGTATGGCAGATTGGTCCGCTCCCCTGGAGCTATGAGCAAAAAGTCAGCGATTTCCTGAAGCCGGGGATAAAGCGGCTTGACATACGCGGGGATACGCCGGAATTTGAGGACGGCAGCTTCGATCTGGTGACGGCGTACCAGACAGAGTATGACCTGGGCGAGGTCGTCAGGGCGCTTCGCAAAAACGGCTTCTTCGTCACCCAGCAGATAGGCGGCAGGAACCGGCCGGATAATCCGGGATATAATTTAGAGAATGAGGGCCCGAAGCTCAAAGCGGCGGGTTTTCGCCTGATGTACAGCCATCAGGGGTACTATCACGACGAAAACGGCGTGTTACAGCACAGGTTTATTATGATAGGGAAACTAGTATATAAGGAAGAATAA
- a CDS encoding YdcF family protein, with amino-acid sequence MKRHWKWLKAAFIILCALGILWFCMPVLHGGFAEGSMFGIAVCGLGMGIAMKYKGMVEKGGWRRAMARTAAVLYALGLCWAGYLTVLIVSYQAVTPPSGRNVIVLGAQVYSAERMGVSLSNRVDRAYEYLKENPESKCIVTGGQGSNEPCPESLTSRNALIRRGLEPERVFAEDKSRNTRENLEYAMETARENGLDTNVVVVSQSFHLYRAVRLAESAGFTASGLAAETDPIIYPSYYGRELLSLTKWYIEELILHRG; translated from the coding sequence ATGAAAAGACACTGGAAATGGCTGAAAGCGGCGTTTATTATTCTCTGCGCCCTAGGAATATTGTGGTTCTGTATGCCCGTGCTGCACGGCGGCTTCGCAGAGGGCTCCATGTTCGGCATCGCCGTATGCGGGCTGGGTATGGGCATAGCTATGAAGTATAAGGGCATGGTGGAAAAGGGCGGCTGGAGAAGGGCAATGGCCAGGACTGCCGCAGTGCTCTATGCCCTGGGCCTCTGCTGGGCGGGGTATTTAACGGTGCTGATAGTCTCATACCAGGCGGTGACGCCTCCCTCTGGAAGAAATGTCATCGTACTGGGGGCCCAGGTCTACAGCGCGGAGCGCATGGGGGTGAGCCTCAGCAACCGGGTGGACCGAGCCTATGAGTACCTGAAGGAGAACCCAGAGTCCAAATGCATAGTCACAGGCGGGCAGGGAAGCAACGAACCCTGCCCCGAGTCCCTGACCTCTAGAAACGCCCTTATCCGCCGGGGCCTTGAGCCGGAGCGGGTCTTTGCTGAGGACAAGTCCCGGAACACCAGGGAGAACCTGGAGTACGCCATGGAGACGGCCAGGGAGAACGGCCTTGATACAAATGTGGTGGTGGTCAGCCAGAGCTTCCACTTGTACCGGGCAGTGCGCCTTGCTGAAAGCGCGGGGTTCACGGCCAGCGGCCTGGCGGCGGAGACAGACCCCATCATCTATCCCAGCTACTATGGCCGCGAGCTTCTGTCGCTGACAAAATGGTATATAGAAGAACTGATATTACACCGGGGCTAG
- the hisA gene encoding 1-(5-phosphoribosyl)-5-[(5-phosphoribosylamino)methylideneamino]imidazole-4-carboxamide isomerase, which produces MIILPAIDIHEGRCVRLFQGDYSTAEVVAGDPRETAESFREQGAHWLHMVDLDGAKAGRPINHELILNTAETAGMHVEVGGGIRSMRTVEDYLMGGASRVILGSAALGDPEFVKEAVCAYGKRIAVGIDAIDGIAAAEGWTKKSGMDYIEVAKRMEGIGVQYIICTDIHKDGTQSGPNLEMLDKLNRAVSCNIIASGGVSSLLDIINLYDLGLYGAIAGKALYAGTLDLKAAVRVCHKFSGRRAKTQAAVNDELERFFVKSSLVPAIVQEADTNEVLMLAYMNSEALEKTIDTGYTWFYSRSRAALWNKGETSGNTQKVVSVTADCDNDTLLVRVKSNGPACHTGNRTCFFKELLGEKKEEEK; this is translated from the coding sequence ATGATTATTTTACCTGCCATAGACATACATGAGGGCAGATGTGTCCGGCTTTTCCAGGGGGATTATTCGACGGCTGAAGTAGTGGCCGGGGACCCCCGTGAGACGGCGGAGAGCTTTCGGGAACAGGGGGCGCACTGGCTGCATATGGTGGACCTGGACGGCGCAAAGGCCGGGAGGCCCATAAACCACGAGCTGATACTGAACACCGCCGAGACCGCCGGTATGCACGTGGAGGTGGGGGGCGGCATACGCAGTATGCGCACCGTGGAGGACTACCTGATGGGTGGCGCGTCCAGGGTGATACTGGGCTCGGCGGCACTGGGGGACCCGGAGTTTGTGAAGGAGGCTGTGTGCGCCTATGGCAAGCGGATAGCCGTTGGCATAGACGCTATTGACGGCATTGCCGCCGCAGAGGGCTGGACGAAAAAGAGCGGCATGGACTATATTGAAGTGGCCAAGCGCATGGAGGGCATAGGCGTGCAGTATATAATCTGCACCGACATCCATAAGGACGGCACCCAGTCCGGCCCGAACCTGGAGATGCTCGATAAGCTGAACCGGGCGGTAAGCTGCAATATTATTGCCAGCGGCGGAGTGAGCAGTCTTTTGGACATCATCAACCTCTACGATCTGGGGCTGTACGGCGCTATAGCGGGCAAGGCGCTGTATGCCGGGACACTGGATTTAAAGGCGGCGGTCCGGGTCTGTCACAAGTTTTCCGGGAGGAGGGCAAAAACCCAGGCGGCGGTTAACGACGAGCTGGAGCGGTTCTTTGTGAAGTCCAGCCTTGTGCCTGCCATCGTACAGGAGGCGGATACCAACGAGGTGCTGATGCTTGCCTATATGAACAGCGAGGCCCTGGAAAAGACCATCGACACCGGCTATACATGGTTTTACAGCCGCAGCCGCGCGGCCCTGTGGAACAAGGGGGAGACCTCCGGCAACACCCAGAAGGTGGTGAGCGTTACTGCCGACTGCGATAACGACACGCTGCTGGTGAGGGTAAAGTCCAATGGTCCTGCCTGTCACACAGGCAACAGGACGTGCTTTTTTAAGGAGCTTTTAGGTGAGAAGAAGGAGGAGGAAAAATAG
- the hisB gene encoding imidazoleglycerol-phosphate dehydratase HisB, which produces MRTAEIHRKTHETDIELRLSLDGGSRDISTGVGFFDHMLTALCVHGGLGLELRARGDLEVDCHHTVEDVGIVLGQALKEALGDRSGIKRYGHAFIPMDEALGFCALDISGRPFLVFEGDFPQAVTGAFDCCMTEEFFRAVAMNAEITLHLRCGYGKNSHHMIEAMFKAFAHALKDAAEVTEGGVLSSKGVL; this is translated from the coding sequence ATGAGGACGGCAGAGATACACCGCAAGACCCACGAGACCGACATAGAGCTCCGGCTGTCCCTGGACGGCGGGAGCCGGGACATTTCCACCGGCGTCGGCTTCTTTGACCATATGCTGACGGCACTCTGCGTACACGGCGGGCTGGGACTGGAGCTCAGGGCCCGGGGGGACCTGGAGGTGGACTGTCACCATACGGTGGAGGACGTTGGCATCGTGCTGGGGCAGGCCTTGAAGGAGGCCCTTGGGGACCGCTCCGGCATAAAGCGCTATGGCCACGCCTTTATACCCATGGACGAGGCCCTGGGCTTCTGCGCCCTGGACATCAGCGGACGGCCCTTTCTGGTCTTTGAGGGGGACTTCCCTCAGGCGGTCACGGGAGCCTTCGACTGCTGCATGACCGAGGAGTTCTTCCGGGCCGTGGCTATGAACGCGGAGATAACCCTGCACCTGCGGTGCGGATACGGCAAAAATTCCCACCATATGATAGAAGCAATGTTCAAAGCCTTCGCCCACGCCCTTAAAGACGCGGCGGAGGTTACCGAAGGGGGGGTGCTGTCCTCCAAAGGGGTATTATAA
- a CDS encoding galactokinase translates to MTTNLKDLYGGQWQEQAERYQKIRAGFEETFGSSEGASFYSAPGRTEIGGNHTDHNHGRVLAASIDLDIVGMARRTEDGIARLRSVEYPRMDEVDLSDLEPREETSGSQAIIRGICARCKELGYNIGGFECYTQTRVLKGSGLSSSAAFEILVVTVVSHLYNDGNIDPIAAAKIAQYAENVYFGKPSGLLDQMASSMGSVTAMDFADPEKPQVENVSFDLNAYKHAMCVVDTGGNHADLTADYASIPQEMKAVAKFFGKEFLREVDEAEFYDKLGEVRKAVGDRPALRAMHFFDDDRLAHEEAQALRDKDFEKFLERVKASGKSSIQRLQNVFAPASPIEQGITLALSVSERLLNGRGACRVHGGGFAGTIQAYVPFDILDSYREGMEKVFGKGSCYVLSVRGCGGVEVKE, encoded by the coding sequence ATGACAACCAATCTGAAAGACCTATACGGCGGACAGTGGCAGGAGCAGGCGGAGCGCTATCAGAAGATACGCGCAGGCTTTGAGGAGACCTTTGGCAGCTCTGAAGGCGCAAGCTTCTACAGTGCCCCGGGGCGCACGGAGATCGGCGGCAATCACACCGACCATAATCACGGCAGGGTGCTGGCGGCGTCCATAGACCTGGATATCGTAGGCATGGCGCGGAGGACGGAGGACGGCATAGCCCGCCTGCGCTCTGTGGAATACCCACGCATGGACGAGGTGGATTTAAGCGACCTGGAGCCCAGAGAGGAGACAAGCGGTTCTCAGGCCATAATCCGGGGCATCTGCGCCCGGTGTAAGGAGCTGGGCTATAATATCGGCGGCTTTGAGTGCTATACTCAGACAAGGGTGCTAAAGGGCTCCGGCCTTTCCAGCTCGGCGGCCTTTGAGATACTGGTGGTGACCGTTGTGAGCCATCTGTATAACGACGGCAATATAGACCCAATAGCCGCCGCCAAGATTGCCCAGTACGCCGAGAACGTCTACTTCGGAAAGCCCTCGGGCCTTCTGGACCAAATGGCCAGCTCCATGGGCAGCGTCACTGCAATGGACTTTGCCGACCCTGAGAAGCCACAGGTGGAGAACGTCTCCTTTGACCTGAACGCCTATAAGCACGCCATGTGCGTTGTGGACACCGGCGGCAACCATGCGGACCTTACCGCCGATTATGCGTCCATCCCCCAGGAGATGAAGGCAGTGGCGAAGTTCTTTGGCAAGGAGTTCCTGCGGGAGGTGGACGAAGCGGAGTTCTACGATAAGCTGGGCGAGGTGCGCAAGGCCGTTGGAGACCGCCCGGCCCTTCGTGCCATGCACTTCTTTGACGACGACAGGCTGGCCCATGAGGAGGCCCAGGCCCTGCGGGACAAGGACTTTGAGAAGTTCCTGGAGAGGGTAAAGGCCTCCGGAAAGTCCTCCATCCAGCGGCTCCAAAACGTGTTCGCTCCAGCCAGCCCCATCGAGCAGGGGATAACCCTGGCCCTTTCTGTGTCGGAACGGCTGCTGAACGGCCGGGGGGCCTGCCGGGTACACGGCGGCGGCTTTGCGGGAACGATCCAGGCCTATGTGCCCTTCGATATACTTGACAGCTACCGCGAGGGTATGGAGAAGGTCTTTGGCAAGGGCAGCTGCTATGTGCTGTCCGTGCGCGGCTGCGGCGGTGTGGAGGTAAAGGAGTAA